The Streptomyces sp. NBC_00162 sequence GGTACGCGGCCGCCCTCGACCCCGCCGTGGACGCCGCGCTCGCCCGGCGCCCGTACCGCGAGCTGGTCACCGCCTCCAAGCCGCTGCCGCTGCTGGTCGAACGCAAGCGGGCCCTCTTCGGCTCCTGGTACGAGATGTTCCCCCGCTCGGAGGGGGCCGTCGTCGAGCCCGGTGAGGCGCCGGTCAGCGGGACCTTCGTGACCGCCGCCGAGCGGCTGCCCGCGATCGCCGCGATGGGCTTCGACGTGGTGTACCTGCCGCCCATCCACCCCATCGGCTCCACCTACCGCAAGGGTCCGAACAACACCCTGTCGGCGGGCAGTTGGGACCCGGGCGTGCCGTGGGCCATCGGCTCCACCGAGGGCGGCCACGACGCGGTCCACCCCGAGCTGGGCACCATCGAGGACTTCGACGCGTTCGTCGCGCGCGCCCGCGAGCTGCACCTGGAGATCGCCCTGGACTTCGCCCTCCAGTGCTCCCCCGACCACCCGTGGGTGGAGAAGAACCCGCAGTGGTTCCGCCACCGCGCCGACGGGACGATCGCGTACGCCGAGAACCCGCCGAAGAAGTACCAGGACATCTACCCGGTCCACTTCGACACCGACATGGCCGGCATCGTCGAGGAGACCTGCCGGATCCTGCGGCACTGGATGGACCACGGCGTGCGCATCTTCCGGGTCGACAACCCGCACACCAAGCCGGTCGTCTTCTGGCAGAAGGTGATCGCGGACATCAACAAGTCCGACCCCGACGTGATCTTCCTGGCGGAGGCCTTCACCCGTCCCGCGATGATGCGCGCCCTGGCCGCCGTCGGCTTCCAGCAGTCCTACACGTACTTCACCTGGCGCAACACCAAGGCCGAGCTCACCGAGTACCTGACCGAGCTCGCCGGCACCCACTCGGCCTCCGTGATGCGGCCGAACTTCTTCGTCAACACCCCGGACATCCTCCACGAGTACCTGCAGAAGGGCGGCCGGCCCGCCTTCGAGGTGCGGGCGGTGCTCGCCGCCACCCTGTCCCCCGCCTGGGGCGTGTACGCCGGGTACGAGCTGTGCGAGAACGCCCCGGTGCGGGAGGGCAGCGAGGAGTACCTGAACTCCGAGAAGTACGAGCTGCGGCCGCGCGACTGGGCCGCCGCCGACCGCGAGGGCCGCACCATCGCCCCGCTGATCACCGCGCTGAACCGGATGCGCCGCCGCAACCCGGCCCTCCAGCAGCTGCGCGACATCCATTTCCACCCGACCGACAACGAACAGGTGATCGCCTATTCGAAGCACGCCGGAGCCAATTCCGTACTGGTGGTCGTCAACCTCGATCCGCACCACACCCAGGAGGCGACGGTGTCGTTGGACATGCCGGTACTCGGCCTCGACTGGCACGGGTCCCTCGCGGTGCGCGACGAGCTCACCGGCGAGACCTATCACTGGGGCAGGGCGAACTACGTGCGCCTAGAGCCGGGCCGCACGCCCGCGCACGTACTTGCCGCTCTGCGACCGTCCCCGCCCACCGGAGGGTCACCCACCACATGATGATCAACGATCCCGTCCACGACACCTTCGAGGACACCCCCGCCAAGGACCGCGATCCCGACTGGTTCAAGCGGGCCGTCTTCTACGAGGTCCTCGTCCGCTCCTTCCACGACAGCAACGGCGACGGCGTGGGGGACCTCAGGGGGCTCACCGCCAAGCTGGACTACCTCCAGTGGCTCGGCGTCGACTGCCTCTGGCTGCCGCCGTTCTTCGCCTCGCCGCTGCGCGACGGCGGCTACGACGTCTCCGACTACACCTCCGTGCTCCCCGAGTTCGGCGATCTCGCCGACTTCGTGGAGTTCGTGGATGCCGCGCACCAGCGCGGCATGCGGGTGATCATCGACTTCGTCATGAACCACACCAGCGACCAGCACGAGTGGTTCCAGCAGTCGCGCAAGGACCCGGACGGTCCGTACGGCGACTACTACATGTGGGCCGACAACGACAAGCAGTACCAGGACGCCCGCATCATCTTCGTCGACACCGAGACCTCGAACTGGACGTACGACCCCGTACGCAAGCAGTACTACTGGCACCGCTTCTTCTCGCACCAGCCGGATCTGAACTTCGAGAACCCCGCGGTGGTGGAGGAGGTCCTGTCCGCCCTGCGCTTCTGGCTGGACCTCGGCATCGACGGCTTCCGGCTGGACGCCGTGCCCTACCTGTTCGCCGAGGAGGGCACCAACTGCGAGAACCTGCCCCGCACCCACCGGCTCCTCAAGCGGGTCCGGGAGGAGATCGACGCGCACTACCCCGACACCGTGCTGCTCGCCGAGGCCAACCAGTGGCCCGAGGACGTCGTCGACTACTTCGGGGACTTCACGAAGGGCGGGGACGAGTGCCACATGGCGTTCCACTTCCCCGTCATGCCGCGCATCTTCATGGCCGTACGAAGAGAGTCCCGCTACCCGGTCTCCGAAATCCTGGCCAAGACCCCGGCGATCCCGGACCGCTGCCAGTGGGGCATCTTCCTGCGCAACCACGACGAGCTGACCCTCGAGATGGTCACG is a genomic window containing:
- a CDS encoding alpha-1,4-glucan--maltose-1-phosphate maltosyltransferase, with product MIGRIPVLDVRPAVDCGARPAKAVVDEVFEISATVFREGHDAVNAHVVLRDPSGRLRPPVPLRELAPGTDRWGARISAEVEGRWTYAVEAWSDPVATWRAHAAIKIPAGIDTGLTLLEGAELYTRAAAKIPKRDGRAAVLAAAETMRDEDLKAAVRYAAALDPAVDAALARRPYRELVTASKPLPLLVERKRALFGSWYEMFPRSEGAVVEPGEAPVSGTFVTAAERLPAIAAMGFDVVYLPPIHPIGSTYRKGPNNTLSAGSWDPGVPWAIGSTEGGHDAVHPELGTIEDFDAFVARARELHLEIALDFALQCSPDHPWVEKNPQWFRHRADGTIAYAENPPKKYQDIYPVHFDTDMAGIVEETCRILRHWMDHGVRIFRVDNPHTKPVVFWQKVIADINKSDPDVIFLAEAFTRPAMMRALAAVGFQQSYTYFTWRNTKAELTEYLTELAGTHSASVMRPNFFVNTPDILHEYLQKGGRPAFEVRAVLAATLSPAWGVYAGYELCENAPVREGSEEYLNSEKYELRPRDWAAADREGRTIAPLITALNRMRRRNPALQQLRDIHFHPTDNEQVIAYSKHAGANSVLVVVNLDPHHTQEATVSLDMPVLGLDWHGSLAVRDELTGETYHWGRANYVRLEPGRTPAHVLAALRPSPPTGGSPTT
- the treS gene encoding maltose alpha-D-glucosyltransferase, which translates into the protein MMINDPVHDTFEDTPAKDRDPDWFKRAVFYEVLVRSFHDSNGDGVGDLRGLTAKLDYLQWLGVDCLWLPPFFASPLRDGGYDVSDYTSVLPEFGDLADFVEFVDAAHQRGMRVIIDFVMNHTSDQHEWFQQSRKDPDGPYGDYYMWADNDKQYQDARIIFVDTETSNWTYDPVRKQYYWHRFFSHQPDLNFENPAVVEEVLSALRFWLDLGIDGFRLDAVPYLFAEEGTNCENLPRTHRLLKRVREEIDAHYPDTVLLAEANQWPEDVVDYFGDFTKGGDECHMAFHFPVMPRIFMAVRRESRYPVSEILAKTPAIPDRCQWGIFLRNHDELTLEMVTDEERDYMYAEYAKDPRMRANIGIRRRLAPLLDNDRNQMELFTALLLSLPGSPVLYYGDEIGMGDNIWLGDRDGVRTPMQWTPDRNAGFSSCDPGRLNLPVIMDPVYGYQVTNVEAAMASPSSLLHWTRRLIEIRKANPAFGLGSYTELPSSNPAVLAFLREFGDDLVLCVHNFSRFAQPTELDLRSFNGRVPVELTGDVRFPPIGEWPYLLTLAGHGFYWFRLRAEQRGEQRAAE